In one window of Pelagicoccus sp. SDUM812003 DNA:
- a CDS encoding carboxy terminal-processing peptidase produces the protein MTKRLAHLLAFACLALTPSLFAVLAPDEGTTELPELRSTPLMQNEARLIVEMLETMHFESSEISDETFVELITHYMEDLDYNKLYFLSTQEKGFQEKYGPTLGFKLRYQGEMEAAFEIYTLYRDRAIARIEWVLKQLEKDWSFDTDEYFVYDRSESEWPATEEEADELWRLRIKYELLQEILNDKTQEEAKERIAKRYKRVLRNIYEFGSKNVQEVFLTSLTKMFDPHSSFLSSDTLEDFHIQMRLKLIGIGAMLSEEDGYCVIRELVPGAPAMRSKKLQPNDRIVAVAQEGEEPVDIIGMGLRKIVDQIRGEKGTKVTLTIIPSDATDESIREDVVIVRDEVHINSSRAGGKIYDIPDPKGGTEKIGVIEIPSFYGGDEYFENGQRYITSVTNDVEELLVKMMDEGVQGVVLDLRHNGGGLLDEAIRMTGLFIRRGPVVQVREKSGYVMPHMDRDPKVVYDGPLAVLTSRYSASASEILAGALQNYGRSITIGNSSTHGKGTVQQVFSLDDYVLRKDLANDKAGAAKLTIRKFYLPNGFSTQRKGVVPDIQLESVEEVTAVGEADLPNALAWDYIKPVARFVEMTLKTNLLESIINASKERIDSMEEFAFQRRRLDWFRKLEDRKEISLNLEQRKIMMKQEETFLDEMKDEQRLLAEKNYTFKEIKLDSVLREEAQRAEEEAEWEASTQSEAEDAVAEETDVAVSEDQEVKGSVDEVIADAMDEASEAKEEEEEEDVPDFDIQLRETLRIMADVIDISPDPAEWTQPALPIAAKSRFERLLN, from the coding sequence ATGACCAAACGTTTGGCACACCTTCTGGCCTTCGCCTGCCTGGCCCTAACCCCTAGCCTTTTCGCCGTTCTGGCCCCCGACGAGGGCACGACCGAACTGCCCGAGCTGCGCAGCACGCCGCTGATGCAAAACGAGGCCCGGCTCATCGTGGAAATGCTGGAGACCATGCACTTCGAGAGTTCGGAGATTTCGGACGAGACCTTCGTCGAGCTCATCACTCACTACATGGAGGACCTCGACTACAACAAGCTCTACTTCCTCTCCACCCAGGAAAAGGGATTCCAGGAAAAGTACGGTCCCACCCTGGGATTCAAGCTGCGCTACCAAGGCGAAATGGAAGCCGCCTTCGAGATCTACACCCTCTACCGCGACCGGGCCATCGCCCGTATCGAGTGGGTGCTGAAGCAGCTCGAGAAGGACTGGTCCTTCGATACGGACGAGTACTTCGTCTACGATCGCAGCGAGAGCGAATGGCCAGCCACCGAAGAGGAGGCCGACGAGCTTTGGCGCCTGCGCATCAAATACGAGCTGCTGCAGGAGATCCTCAACGACAAGACTCAGGAGGAAGCCAAGGAGCGCATCGCCAAGCGGTACAAGCGCGTGCTGCGCAACATCTACGAATTCGGCTCGAAGAACGTGCAGGAGGTTTTCCTGACCAGCCTGACCAAGATGTTCGACCCCCACTCCAGCTTCCTCTCCTCAGACACTTTGGAAGACTTTCACATCCAGATGCGCCTCAAGCTGATCGGCATCGGAGCCATGCTCAGCGAGGAGGATGGCTACTGCGTGATCCGCGAGCTGGTGCCCGGCGCTCCTGCCATGCGCAGCAAGAAACTCCAGCCGAACGACCGCATCGTGGCGGTGGCTCAGGAGGGAGAGGAGCCGGTCGACATCATCGGCATGGGCCTGCGTAAGATCGTGGATCAGATCCGCGGCGAAAAAGGCACCAAGGTTACGCTCACCATCATCCCCAGCGACGCGACCGACGAGTCCATCCGCGAGGATGTGGTGATCGTACGGGACGAAGTGCACATCAACTCCAGCCGAGCCGGCGGCAAAATCTACGACATTCCCGATCCCAAAGGCGGTACGGAGAAGATCGGCGTGATCGAAATCCCCTCCTTCTACGGTGGCGACGAGTATTTCGAGAACGGCCAACGCTACATCACCAGCGTCACCAACGACGTGGAGGAGCTGCTGGTCAAGATGATGGACGAAGGCGTGCAAGGCGTGGTGCTCGACCTGCGCCACAACGGAGGCGGCCTTCTCGACGAAGCCATCCGCATGACCGGTCTCTTCATCCGCCGCGGCCCAGTGGTGCAAGTGCGGGAAAAGAGCGGCTACGTCATGCCTCACATGGACCGCGACCCCAAGGTGGTTTACGACGGACCGCTGGCGGTGCTGACCTCCCGCTACAGCGCCTCCGCCTCAGAGATTTTGGCTGGGGCCCTGCAGAACTATGGACGCTCCATCACCATCGGAAACTCGAGCACCCACGGCAAAGGCACCGTGCAACAGGTTTTTTCACTCGACGACTATGTGCTTCGCAAGGATCTGGCCAACGACAAGGCGGGCGCGGCCAAGCTGACCATCCGCAAATTCTACCTGCCGAACGGCTTTTCCACTCAACGAAAAGGCGTGGTGCCTGACATCCAGCTCGAATCGGTGGAAGAAGTCACCGCCGTGGGCGAAGCCGATCTCCCGAACGCCCTGGCTTGGGACTACATCAAGCCGGTCGCTCGCTTCGTGGAAATGACCCTCAAGACCAACCTCCTCGAGAGCATCATCAACGCGAGCAAGGAGCGCATCGACTCCATGGAGGAGTTTGCCTTCCAGCGTCGACGCCTCGACTGGTTCCGCAAGCTGGAGGATCGCAAGGAAATTTCGCTCAACCTCGAGCAACGCAAGATCATGATGAAGCAGGAAGAGACCTTTCTCGACGAGATGAAGGACGAGCAACGCCTGCTGGCCGAGAAGAACTACACCTTCAAAGAGATCAAGCTCGACAGCGTGCTGCGCGAAGAGGCCCAGCGGGCGGAGGAGGAAGCCGAATGGGAGGCGAGCACCCAGTCCGAAGCGGAGGACGCGGTGGCTGAGGAGACGGACGTCGCCGTCAGCGAAGACCAAGAGGTGAAGGGCTCGGTCGACGAGGTCATCGCGGACGCGATGGACGAAGCGAGCGAAGCCAAGGAGGAAGAGGAAGAAGAGGACGTGCCCGACTTCGACATCCAGCTACGCGAGACCCTTCGCATCATGGCGGACGTCATCGACATCTCTCCCGACCCCGCCGAGTGGACCCAGCCCGCCCTGCCTATCGCGGCGAAGTCCCGCTTCGAGCGCCTGCTCAACTAA
- a CDS encoding rhomboid family intramembrane serine protease, which produces MMYDRPYMTTSFDEKAKKTLFWIIGINVGVFFLQNVLNAAGAPQFMGHYFAFSYDSLAKGFIWTPLTYSFLHGVGNWLHIIGNMLGIFFIGRVILPVLGQKRFLQLYFASVLVGGLLWFALTFISGAGSVVGASAAVFGLLTFFACVYPDREIQMLLFFVLPIRVKPKVLAYVMLGISILGLLFQELFSTGGYRVAHSAHLGGMLTGYLFFKYVYTANPYDNSGNLNLSLARFFKKPSAKKSKTTFNYKVNVSSKQRDLKREVDRILDKINSKGFGSLDAEEKKTLDEARDLLRRR; this is translated from the coding sequence ATGATGTACGACCGTCCCTACATGACGACCAGCTTCGACGAGAAAGCGAAAAAGACCCTGTTCTGGATCATCGGGATTAACGTCGGCGTATTCTTTTTGCAAAACGTGCTCAACGCGGCGGGCGCTCCTCAGTTCATGGGGCACTACTTCGCCTTCAGCTACGATTCTCTGGCCAAGGGCTTCATCTGGACCCCGCTCACCTACTCCTTTCTGCATGGCGTCGGCAATTGGCTGCACATCATCGGAAACATGCTGGGCATCTTCTTCATCGGCCGCGTCATTCTGCCGGTGCTGGGGCAGAAGCGCTTTCTGCAGCTCTACTTCGCTTCGGTGCTGGTGGGCGGCTTGCTCTGGTTCGCCCTGACCTTCATCTCGGGAGCCGGCTCGGTGGTGGGCGCCTCGGCAGCGGTCTTCGGACTGCTCACCTTCTTCGCCTGCGTCTACCCGGACCGAGAAATCCAAATGCTGCTCTTCTTCGTGCTGCCCATTCGCGTGAAGCCGAAAGTGCTGGCCTACGTGATGCTGGGCATTTCGATCCTGGGCCTGCTGTTTCAGGAGCTATTCTCCACCGGCGGCTATCGCGTGGCCCACTCCGCCCACCTCGGAGGCATGCTCACCGGCTACCTGTTTTTCAAATACGTGTACACGGCAAATCCTTACGACAACTCCGGCAATCTTAACCTATCGCTGGCCCGCTTCTTCAAGAAGCCATCTGCAAAAAAGAGTAAAACCACCTTCAACTACAAGGTGAACGTCTCCAGCAAGCAGCGGGATCTCAAGAGGGAAGTCGACCGGATTCTGGACAAAATCAACAGCAAGGGCTTCGGTTCGCTCGACGCGGAAGAGAAAAAGACGCTAGACGAGGCCCGGGATTTGCTTCGCAGACGCTAG
- the ychF gene encoding redox-regulated ATPase YchF produces the protein MLKAGIVGLPNVGKSTLFNALTRTRKAESANYPFCTIDPNVGVVTVPDSRLQTLQDIAKTNVVIPAAIEFVDIAGLVAGASKGEGLGNKFLANIRETDAIVQVVRCFENDDIVHSMGSVDPIRDIEVINTELILADLESVERQKEKLVKKVRSGDKEAAAAVELIDRLIPHFNDGKPANTLEMSDEELVILRGLHLLSSKPVIYAANVMEDDLADANANPYVAKVRSYAKEAHDAGCVVISAQIESELIDLSAEDAKEFLSDLGVDDSGVSLLIQETYALLGLKTYFTAGEKEVRAWTFEEGMTAPQCAGVIHTDFEKGFIKAEIVAYEDLSSLGSVSAARDAGKYRLEGKEYLFKDGDVAVFRFAN, from the coding sequence ATGTTGAAAGCTGGTATCGTCGGTCTGCCGAACGTTGGCAAGTCTACTTTGTTCAATGCTTTGACGCGCACGCGCAAAGCGGAGTCTGCAAACTATCCCTTCTGCACCATCGACCCCAATGTGGGCGTGGTCACGGTGCCCGACAGTCGTCTGCAAACGCTGCAGGACATCGCCAAAACGAACGTGGTGATTCCAGCGGCCATCGAGTTCGTGGACATCGCGGGGCTCGTCGCCGGCGCCAGCAAAGGCGAGGGACTGGGGAACAAGTTTCTGGCCAACATTCGCGAGACCGACGCCATCGTGCAGGTGGTGCGCTGCTTCGAAAACGACGACATCGTGCATAGCATGGGCTCGGTCGATCCCATTCGCGATATCGAGGTGATCAATACCGAGCTCATCCTCGCCGATCTGGAATCGGTCGAGCGTCAGAAGGAGAAGCTGGTCAAGAAAGTCCGTTCCGGAGACAAGGAAGCCGCAGCGGCGGTGGAGCTGATCGACCGGCTGATTCCCCACTTCAACGACGGCAAGCCAGCCAACACCTTGGAAATGAGCGACGAGGAGCTCGTCATCCTGCGCGGACTTCATCTGCTCTCCTCCAAGCCCGTCATCTACGCGGCCAACGTGATGGAGGATGACCTAGCGGACGCGAACGCGAATCCGTACGTCGCCAAAGTCCGCAGCTACGCCAAGGAGGCTCACGACGCTGGCTGCGTGGTCATCAGCGCCCAGATCGAATCGGAGCTGATCGACCTTTCCGCTGAGGACGCGAAGGAGTTCCTCTCCGACCTTGGGGTGGATGACTCCGGCGTTTCGCTGCTGATCCAAGAAACCTACGCCCTGCTGGGGCTGAAAACCTACTTCACGGCGGGCGAAAAGGAAGTGCGGGCATGGACCTTCGAGGAGGGCATGACCGCCCCTCAGTGCGCGGGAGTGATCCATACCGATTTCGAAAAGGGATTCATCAAGGCTGAGATCGTGGCCTACGAGGACCTTTCCTCGCTGGGCAGCGTTTCCGCGGCTCGCGACGCCGGCAAGTATCGCCTCGAGGGGAAGGAATATCTCTTCAAGGACGGCGATGTGGCGGTTTTCCGTTTCGCTAACTGA
- the rpsP gene encoding 30S ribosomal protein S16: protein MALKIKLQRAGATHEPVYRVVVAEARGRRDGRFVEKLGTYLPKQKDAGKQLELDVERAEYWMSVGAKPTETSVSLIKRARKEAEASA from the coding sequence ATGGCACTAAAGATCAAACTCCAACGCGCAGGCGCAACACACGAACCAGTTTACCGCGTAGTAGTCGCGGAAGCTCGCGGACGCCGCGACGGCCGCTTCGTAGAAAAGCTCGGCACCTACCTTCCCAAGCAGAAGGACGCTGGCAAGCAGCTCGAGCTCGACGTGGAGCGCGCCGAGTACTGGATGTCCGTTGGCGCCAAGCCGACCGAGACTTCGGTTTCTCTCATCAAGCGCGCTCGCAAGGAAGCTGAAGCGAGCGCCTAA
- the trmD gene encoding tRNA (guanosine(37)-N1)-methyltransferase TrmD codes for MKIDVLTLFPQMLDGFLSESMMGRGVKSGIVEIAVHNLRDWAKGKHKQVDDRPFGGGAGMVLMPEPLFDAIEELQSPNTHRVYLAPDGDPLTPKLAQELASKENLLLVSGHYEGIDDRVRENLIDQEVSIGDYVLTNGTLAAAVLIDCLSRFLPGFLGEEKSLTNESFQDNLLDFPQFTRPAVFRNMPIPEVLLSGNHAEIDKWRLQQREERTRKRRPDLLEDSQ; via the coding sequence ATGAAAATCGACGTACTCACTCTCTTTCCGCAGATGCTCGACGGATTTCTGTCCGAGAGCATGATGGGGCGTGGAGTGAAAAGCGGCATCGTGGAAATCGCGGTGCACAACCTGCGCGACTGGGCCAAGGGAAAGCACAAGCAAGTGGACGATCGACCGTTTGGCGGAGGAGCGGGCATGGTGTTGATGCCGGAGCCGCTTTTCGATGCCATCGAGGAGCTGCAGTCGCCGAACACGCATCGCGTTTACCTGGCCCCGGACGGCGATCCGCTCACGCCCAAACTCGCTCAGGAGCTGGCTAGCAAGGAGAACCTGCTTTTGGTCAGCGGTCACTACGAAGGGATCGACGATCGGGTGCGGGAGAATCTCATCGATCAAGAGGTGAGCATCGGCGATTACGTTTTGACCAATGGCACCCTCGCCGCAGCGGTTTTGATCGACTGTCTGAGCCGCTTTTTGCCCGGTTTTTTAGGGGAGGAAAAATCATTGACTAACGAAAGCTTCCAAGACAACTTGCTCGACTTTCCTCAATTCACGCGTCCCGCAGTGTTCCGAAACATGCCGATTCCCGAGGTTTTGCTCTCCGGAAACCATGCCGAAATCGACAAGTGGCGACTGCAGCAACGCGAGGAAAGAACCCGCAAGCGGAGACCAGATTTACTAGAGGATTCACAATGA
- the rplS gene encoding 50S ribosomal protein L19 → MNAVINELTQEQLKKDVVPFKIGDGVKVHTRVVEGGKERIQIFAGIVIARRGSGINETFTVRRISYGEGVEKVFPVHSPLIANIEVDKESKTMRARMYYLRGLVGKKAMQVKEKRLAKGKH, encoded by the coding sequence ATGAACGCAGTTATCAACGAACTAACCCAAGAGCAGCTCAAGAAGGACGTGGTGCCTTTCAAGATTGGCGATGGCGTCAAGGTCCACACCCGCGTGGTCGAGGGCGGCAAGGAGCGTATCCAGATTTTCGCTGGCATCGTCATCGCTCGCCGCGGCTCTGGCATCAACGAAACCTTCACGGTTCGTCGCATCTCCTACGGTGAAGGCGTTGAGAAGGTCTTTCCGGTTCACAGCCCACTGATCGCCAACATCGAAGTCGACAAGGAATCCAAGACCATGCGCGCTCGCATGTACTACCTCCGCGGCCTGGTTGGCAAGAAGGCGATGCAGGTTAAGGAAAAGCGTCTCGCCAAGGGCAAGCACTAG
- the tkt gene encoding transketolase produces MNTEILQKAANQARGLAIDAVHACSSGHLGLPLGAAEIGATLFGDALNVNPDEPRWVNRDRFILSAGHGSMFIYTWLHLAGFDLPIEELKNFRQLHSKTPGHPEFNETPGVECTTGPLGQGVGNGVGFAISSKMAAARFNTDEHTIINNKVVVLAGDGCLQEGVAQEASALAGHLKLDNLILFYDSNDVTLDAMAEKTQSEDTAKRYEAMGWDVVTIDGHDFSAIASAYAAAKGAKGKPQMIICKTEIGRGIPEVAGTSGGHGEGGAKYAEGARKGLGLPEETFYVSQDVKDYFAAVKQERKVAYDSWLDTYNAWKAANSDLAAQLEAGAAAPVDVDELFAAIPVSADDTKAATRGSGSSVLQPIAKARPELISGSADLHGSTKNYIKDGGDFLPGNETGRNLLFGIREHAMCALMNGIAYDGIFRASGATFMVFADYCRPSIRLAALAGLPTIYIFTHDSVGVGEDGPTHQPVETVSGLRVIPNLDVIRPCDAEETAGAFVAAMERMSGPTMLSLTRQNIPNINTASADERRKGVLKGGYIIKKETAELETIIISSGSEVQHAIEAAEKLGAGTRVVSMPSMYRFDAQSDDYKESVLPKACAKRIAIEAGVSALWYKYVGSEGKVIGIDRFGISAPGNTVMAELGMTPDSIVAAAK; encoded by the coding sequence ATGAATACCGAAATACTCCAAAAAGCCGCCAATCAAGCGCGCGGGCTTGCTATCGACGCGGTCCACGCCTGTTCCTCGGGCCACCTTGGCCTTCCCTTGGGCGCCGCTGAAATCGGCGCCACCTTGTTCGGCGATGCTTTGAATGTGAATCCGGACGAGCCTCGTTGGGTGAATCGCGACCGCTTCATCCTATCCGCGGGCCATGGCAGCATGTTTATCTATACTTGGCTGCACCTGGCCGGTTTCGATCTCCCGATCGAGGAGCTCAAGAATTTCCGCCAGCTTCACTCCAAGACACCCGGTCACCCGGAGTTCAATGAAACGCCAGGCGTGGAGTGCACCACGGGTCCCCTCGGACAAGGCGTGGGCAATGGCGTCGGTTTCGCCATCTCCAGCAAGATGGCGGCGGCTCGCTTCAACACGGACGAGCACACCATCATCAATAACAAAGTGGTCGTGCTCGCGGGCGATGGCTGCTTGCAGGAAGGCGTCGCTCAGGAAGCCTCGGCATTGGCGGGCCACCTCAAGCTGGATAACCTGATCCTTTTCTACGACAGCAACGACGTCACCCTCGACGCCATGGCGGAAAAGACTCAGAGCGAGGACACCGCCAAGCGCTACGAGGCCATGGGCTGGGATGTGGTGACCATCGACGGGCACGACTTTTCGGCGATCGCTTCCGCCTACGCCGCCGCTAAAGGGGCTAAAGGCAAGCCGCAGATGATTATCTGCAAGACCGAGATCGGTCGCGGCATCCCGGAAGTCGCTGGCACCAGCGGCGGGCATGGCGAAGGAGGAGCGAAGTATGCCGAAGGCGCTCGCAAGGGATTGGGGCTTCCTGAGGAAACCTTCTACGTGTCGCAGGACGTCAAGGACTACTTCGCCGCGGTGAAACAGGAGCGCAAGGTGGCTTACGATTCCTGGCTGGACACCTACAACGCATGGAAGGCTGCCAATTCGGACCTCGCCGCCCAGCTCGAAGCGGGAGCGGCTGCCCCGGTCGATGTTGACGAACTCTTCGCCGCTATCCCCGTTTCCGCGGACGACACCAAGGCCGCCACCCGCGGTTCCGGTTCCTCCGTGCTGCAGCCGATCGCCAAGGCTCGTCCGGAGCTGATCAGCGGGTCGGCCGACTTGCATGGTTCGACCAAGAACTACATCAAGGACGGAGGAGACTTCCTTCCCGGCAACGAGACTGGACGCAATCTGCTTTTCGGCATTCGCGAACACGCCATGTGCGCCTTGATGAACGGCATCGCTTACGATGGCATCTTCCGCGCTTCCGGGGCGACGTTTATGGTCTTCGCCGACTACTGCCGCCCATCGATTCGTTTGGCTGCGCTCGCTGGCCTGCCGACCATCTACATTTTCACGCACGACTCCGTGGGTGTCGGCGAGGATGGCCCGACTCACCAGCCGGTGGAAACGGTATCCGGACTTCGCGTGATTCCGAATCTCGACGTGATCCGTCCTTGTGACGCGGAAGAAACCGCGGGCGCCTTCGTGGCAGCCATGGAGCGCATGAGCGGTCCGACCATGCTATCGCTGACGCGCCAGAACATCCCTAACATCAATACCGCGTCGGCAGACGAGCGTCGCAAGGGAGTTCTCAAAGGCGGTTACATCATAAAGAAGGAAACCGCGGAGTTGGAAACGATCATCATCTCCAGCGGTTCCGAAGTGCAGCACGCCATCGAGGCCGCGGAAAAGCTCGGCGCTGGCACCCGCGTGGTTTCGATGCCTTCCATGTACCGCTTCGACGCCCAGAGCGACGATTACAAGGAGTCGGTCCTGCCCAAGGCCTGCGCAAAGCGCATCGCTATCGAAGCAGGTGTATCCGCTCTCTGGTACAAGTATGTTGGCTCCGAAGGCAAAGTCATTGGCATCGACCGTTTTGGCATCAGCGCTCCCGGCAACACCGTGATGGCCGAGCTGGGCATGACGCCCGACTCCATCGTTGCGGCCGCTAAGTAG
- a CDS encoding polysaccharide biosynthesis/export family protein, translated as MTLSKSTRRASVSGLTASRFSLFAILALALASFTTNSLAQAQENEEAFILQAEDLLRISFPGAPELDTELQVRRDGVISVPIIGEVKAAGKTPKELETFLEDAMESQLVSNEVLVTVVESHFTYYMEGEVNAPGIITSFRQLSVLEAIIAAGGINKTSGKLNSVVVMRRKGDTYQRFELDLKAVLDGKKSEAFVLQSYDVVSVPQRVW; from the coding sequence ATGACTCTGTCCAAATCCACTCGCCGAGCTTCGGTTTCGGGCCTAACCGCTAGCCGCTTTTCTCTCTTCGCCATTCTCGCTCTGGCATTGGCGTCGTTCACGACCAACTCCCTCGCTCAGGCTCAAGAGAACGAGGAGGCCTTTATTCTACAGGCTGAAGATCTTCTACGCATTTCGTTCCCCGGCGCTCCAGAATTGGATACTGAGCTTCAAGTTCGGCGCGATGGAGTGATTTCCGTGCCGATCATCGGTGAAGTGAAAGCTGCCGGGAAGACGCCAAAGGAGCTGGAAACCTTCCTCGAAGACGCCATGGAGTCCCAACTGGTGTCCAACGAAGTTCTGGTGACCGTTGTCGAATCGCATTTCACCTACTACATGGAAGGCGAGGTCAATGCGCCCGGGATCATCACTTCCTTCCGACAGCTTTCCGTATTGGAAGCCATCATCGCGGCGGGAGGCATAAATAAAACCTCGGGGAAACTGAACTCCGTGGTCGTGATGCGACGCAAAGGTGATACCTACCAGCGCTTCGAACTCGATCTGAAAGCGGTTTTGGATGGCAAGAAAAGCGAAGCCTTTGTCCTTCAGTCCTACGATGTGGTTTCAGTGCCGCAGCGCGTTTGGTAG
- a CDS encoding sugar nucleotide-binding protein produces MIVLVGSTGYVGTSFKALLEAKGVAFKTLSGRDLANGSKKAFADSLKDLGASFLINCAGYTGKPNVDACELDKGNCLDGNAVLPGVIREVCSDLSIGWGHVSSGCIFADERPGGGGWREDDAPNFCFRKPPCSFYSGTKALGEEVLGWREVEREGEWPAWQHESDAEGYVWRLRIPFNEIDNPRNYLTKVQSYATLLEARNSLSQLEDFVAACFACVEKKAPYGIYNVTNPGSVTTSQVVGIIKDLGVNEKDFKFFEDVEDFMSKAAKTPRSNCVLDSSKLESVGIAMRPVEEALEWSLKNWKKA; encoded by the coding sequence ATGATCGTCCTCGTCGGTTCAACTGGATACGTCGGTACCTCCTTCAAAGCCCTGCTCGAAGCCAAAGGTGTCGCTTTCAAAACGCTAAGCGGTCGCGATCTCGCGAACGGTTCCAAAAAAGCCTTCGCTGATTCGCTCAAGGATCTGGGCGCCAGCTTCCTGATCAATTGCGCGGGTTACACTGGCAAGCCGAATGTCGACGCTTGCGAGCTCGACAAAGGCAATTGCCTGGACGGAAACGCTGTATTGCCTGGCGTGATACGCGAAGTGTGTTCCGACCTCTCCATTGGGTGGGGCCATGTTTCCAGTGGCTGCATCTTCGCCGACGAACGCCCTGGCGGGGGAGGGTGGAGAGAGGACGATGCTCCGAACTTCTGCTTCCGCAAGCCGCCGTGCTCTTTCTACAGCGGAACCAAGGCACTCGGCGAAGAGGTACTCGGGTGGCGTGAGGTTGAACGTGAAGGCGAGTGGCCAGCCTGGCAGCACGAGTCCGACGCGGAAGGCTATGTATGGCGTTTGCGGATACCCTTCAACGAAATCGATAACCCTCGCAATTACCTGACCAAGGTGCAGAGCTACGCCACGTTGCTCGAAGCGCGAAATTCGCTTAGCCAACTGGAAGACTTCGTGGCAGCCTGTTTCGCCTGCGTGGAGAAAAAAGCGCCCTACGGAATTTACAACGTAACCAATCCCGGCTCCGTCACCACCTCCCAAGTGGTTGGCATCATCAAGGATCTGGGAGTGAATGAGAAGGACTTCAAATTCTTCGAGGATGTGGAGGACTTCATGTCCAAAGCCGCTAAGACGCCGCGATCGAACTGCGTTCTGGATTCCTCAAAACTGGAGTCGGTTGGCATCGCAATGCGTCCGGTCGAGGAAGCCCTCGAATGGTCGCTCAAGAACTGGAAGAAGGCGTAG
- the rfbB gene encoding dTDP-glucose 4,6-dehydratase, with amino-acid sequence MNSILVTGGCGFIGSNFVRILLRDDAKLLKASGFDRIVNVDALTYAGNPANLTDLESSEAYLFSHTSILDQGKIASLIKENSVSAIVHFAAESHVDRSIDTPEPFVETNVTGTLCMLEAARHHWAGLEGDAKADFRFLHVSTDEVFGTLKPEDPAFCETTPYAPNSPYSASKASSDFLVRAYYHTYGFPVVTTNCSNNYGPYQFPEKLIPLVTLNALEGKPLPIYGDGKQIRDWLFVEDHCTGILAALQKGDLGETYCIGGRSEMENIQIVKRICALLDELAPVAENENAQKAGIAKYEDLITYVKDRPGHDRRYAINCDRIAAECDWKPAETFDTGIRKTIQWYLENLAWCQDIAEKKYARERLGNA; translated from the coding sequence ATGAACTCTATCCTTGTCACTGGCGGCTGTGGTTTTATCGGCTCCAACTTCGTTCGTATTCTGCTTCGCGATGACGCTAAGCTGCTCAAGGCCTCCGGCTTCGATCGTATCGTAAATGTGGATGCGCTCACTTACGCCGGCAATCCGGCCAATCTGACCGACCTCGAATCGTCGGAGGCGTATTTGTTTTCCCATACCAGCATTCTGGATCAAGGAAAGATCGCTTCCTTGATAAAGGAAAATAGCGTTTCCGCCATCGTTCATTTTGCAGCGGAAAGCCATGTGGATCGATCGATCGACACGCCTGAGCCGTTCGTGGAAACCAACGTTACCGGCACCTTGTGCATGCTGGAAGCGGCCCGTCACCACTGGGCTGGGCTAGAGGGGGATGCCAAAGCTGACTTCCGCTTTCTGCACGTTTCCACTGACGAGGTGTTCGGCACCTTGAAGCCGGAGGATCCCGCGTTTTGCGAGACCACGCCTTACGCCCCAAATAGCCCTTATTCGGCCTCCAAGGCGTCTAGCGATTTTTTGGTTCGCGCCTACTATCACACCTACGGTTTTCCGGTGGTGACCACGAATTGCTCCAACAACTACGGGCCATATCAGTTCCCGGAGAAGCTGATTCCACTGGTCACGCTGAACGCTCTCGAGGGAAAGCCGCTACCCATCTACGGCGACGGCAAGCAGATTCGCGATTGGCTTTTTGTGGAGGATCATTGCACCGGAATCCTAGCAGCATTGCAGAAGGGAGATCTTGGTGAGACCTATTGCATCGGCGGCCGCAGCGAGATGGAAAACATCCAAATCGTGAAGCGTATTTGCGCCTTGCTGGACGAGCTCGCTCCCGTTGCGGAAAACGAAAACGCTCAGAAGGCGGGCATCGCTAAGTACGAGGATCTGATCACCTATGTTAAGGATCGTCCAGGGCACGACCGTCGCTACGCCATCAACTGCGATCGCATCGCCGCGGAATGCGACTGGAAACCCGCGGAAACCTTCGATACCGGTATCCGAAAAACCATACAATGGTATCTAGAGAACTTGGCTTGGTGCCAAGATATCGCCGAAAAGAAATACGCCCGCGAACGCCTCGGTAACGCTTGA
- a CDS encoding GxxExxY protein, which produces MAELIFKEECYQVIGACFEVYKEKGSGFHESVYQECLEMEFALSGIPSKPQNPLSLSYKGRPLSQKYIPDFLCFDLIILEIKAVKKLTDEHRAQVLNYLRATGKPLGLLVNFCSHPKLEWERIANTQTRSV; this is translated from the coding sequence ATGGCTGAGCTCATATTCAAAGAGGAATGCTATCAGGTGATCGGAGCTTGCTTTGAGGTTTACAAGGAAAAGGGAAGCGGGTTTCACGAGAGCGTTTATCAAGAATGCTTAGAAATGGAATTCGCTTTATCTGGCATTCCTTCCAAGCCTCAGAACCCACTAAGTTTGTCATATAAAGGTCGTCCATTGTCTCAAAAATACATACCGGACTTTCTGTGCTTTGACCTAATCATTTTAGAAATCAAGGCAGTCAAAAAGCTAACGGACGAACATCGAGCACAAGTTCTGAACTATCTTCGAGCGACTGGGAAACCACTTGGTTTGCTAGTGAATTTTTGCTCACATCCGAAATTAGAGTGGGAGAGGATAGCCAACACACAAACTCGATCAGTTTAG